The following are encoded in a window of Impatiens glandulifera chromosome 5, dImpGla2.1, whole genome shotgun sequence genomic DNA:
- the LOC124937515 gene encoding transcription factor MYB114-like, with protein sequence MGTEELTTNCTDVDFDHQDQSPPPQYSESDDDHSEEEEEGGDDNNNENSPKPPVEFSEDELTLITRMFHLVGKRWSLIAGRIPGRSAAEIEEYWTSRFN encoded by the exons ATGGGTACTGAGGAGTTGACGACTAATTGTACTGATGTCGACTTTGATCATCAGGATCAATCCCCGCCCCCACAGTACTCAG AATCAGATGATGATCACTcagaggaggaagaggagggtggcgatgataataataatgaaaactcTCCCAAGCCGCCTGTCGAGTTCTCTGAGGATGAACTGACGCTCATTACTAGGATGTTTCATCTTGTAGGAAAGAG gtgGTCTTTAATAGCGGGGAGAATTCCAGGAAGAAGTGCGGCTGAAATTGAGGAGTACTGGACTTcaagatttaattaa